In a single window of the Acidobacteriota bacterium genome:
- a CDS encoding DUF1428 domain-containing protein, translating into MSKYVDVYLLPIKEENIAEYKKIASKAGKVFMKNGAIRYREYVASDLTNEFCVPFPKQIKLKPGETLVYAAVEFKSEAHRNKVMKKLYNDPEMEASMPGELPFDCKRMVYGGFKILVDL; encoded by the coding sequence ATGTCAAAATACGTCGATGTTTACCTTCTTCCGATCAAGGAAGAAAATATCGCTGAATACAAGAAGATCGCCTCAAAAGCAGGAAAGGTCTTCATGAAGAACGGGGCTATTCGCTACCGGGAATATGTCGCGTCGGATTTGACAAACGAATTCTGCGTTCCATTTCCAAAGCAGATAAAGCTCAAACCGGGCGAGACACTTGTTTATGCTGCTGTCGAATTCAAAAGCGAGGCACACCGTAACAAGGTGATGAAAAAGCTCTACAACGACCCCGAAATGGAAGCCTCGATGCCGGGTGAACTGCCGTTCGACTGCAAGCGTATGGTTTACGGCGGATTCAAAATACTGGTCGACCTTTAA
- the dprA gene encoding DNA-protecting protein DprA, which produces MLSWIALNMTPGVGPLAAKRLLEAFGSADAVFNARRNELERAGLRGESVDSILERDRHSAAETELDRVKQLGGDILLLDDGSYPAYLREIADPPMVLYVKGNWQECFDQPGIAVIGSRRCSTYGENAAEMLSRDLAEHGICIISGLARGIDAAAHKGALSAGGRTIAVIGTGIDNVYPRENTGLTREILDNGGCLVSQFPLGTPPLPEHFPFRNRIISGSSMGVLVVEASERSGSLITARLAAEQGREVMAVPGNITSGNSYGTNYLIKSGAKLVQQWQDVVAEMPPDIAAGILPPPTDKKNEAAEDQPQLAPAGLSEKELKVWNTLTADDETHIDQLLAKTGMGFGDLNSALVSLDIKDLIRVLPGKNYARRI; this is translated from the coding sequence ATGCTCTCCTGGATCGCATTGAATATGACACCCGGCGTCGGGCCTCTCGCGGCGAAGCGGCTGCTTGAGGCGTTCGGTTCGGCGGACGCTGTTTTCAATGCGCGGCGAAATGAGCTTGAGCGTGCGGGACTGCGGGGCGAATCTGTCGATTCGATACTCGAGCGTGACCGTCACTCGGCAGCCGAGACGGAATTGGATCGGGTAAAACAGCTCGGCGGCGATATTCTTCTGCTCGATGACGGCAGTTATCCGGCCTACCTCCGAGAGATCGCCGATCCGCCGATGGTGCTTTACGTGAAAGGCAACTGGCAGGAATGTTTCGATCAGCCGGGAATTGCGGTGATAGGTTCGCGCCGTTGTTCGACGTATGGCGAGAATGCGGCCGAAATGTTATCGCGGGATCTAGCCGAACACGGCATCTGCATAATTTCAGGTCTCGCCCGCGGCATTGACGCCGCCGCCCACAAGGGTGCTTTGTCGGCCGGCGGACGGACGATCGCCGTCATCGGCACAGGGATCGACAACGTATATCCACGCGAAAATACCGGACTGACGCGAGAGATCCTTGATAACGGCGGTTGTCTTGTTTCGCAGTTTCCATTGGGGACGCCGCCGCTGCCGGAACATTTCCCGTTTCGCAACCGCATCATCAGCGGGTCGAGCATGGGCGTGCTGGTCGTCGAGGCATCGGAACGCAGCGGTTCGTTGATAACCGCAAGGCTCGCTGCGGAACAGGGCCGCGAAGTGATGGCCGTGCCGGGCAACATAACATCCGGCAATTCGTACGGGACGAATTACCTTATTAAGAGCGGTGCGAAACTTGTGCAGCAGTGGCAGGACGTCGTCGCTGAGATGCCGCCTGATATCGCTGCGGGCATATTGCCGCCGCCAACTGACAAAAAGAATGAAGCGGCAGAAGATCAGCCGCAGCTTGCACCCGCAGGTTTATCAGAGAAAGAGTTGAAGGTTTGGAATACGCTGACCGCCGATGACGAAACGCATATCGACCAGCTCTTGGCAAAAACCGGAATGGGTTTCGGTGACCTGAACAGTGCGTTGGTGAGTTTGGATATCAAGGATCTCATACGCGTGCTGCCCGGAAAAAATTACGCTCGCCGGATCTGA
- a CDS encoding S1/P1 nuclease, producing the protein MKRAILLVLLLLAGTVGTFAWDDVGHKITGYVAWQRMSPKARENVIRILRAAPEDSHLSVYYQLYGARTDADKQLDYFMLVPTWADIVRDRSFPVRFEKYHKGEWHYTSVFWRKVNEKIELIADKRPDGLAIDKLGEFEKAMRDTTVSDREKSIALAWFLHIGGDIHQPLHTSSRVTEREPNGDLGANTFLISPEGTPRADQQNLHWFWDSIVPRNIPFNFGLCEGDYVRHVANAMISRYPFESMKAGLALSDYAKWKDESLVLAQTEVFRSDLVRFQFPSDDYRRNAMSVSERRLVQAGYRMGDTLEAIFGK; encoded by the coding sequence ATGAAGAGAGCAATTTTGTTGGTGTTGCTGCTTTTGGCGGGCACAGTAGGAACATTTGCGTGGGACGACGTCGGCCACAAGATCACGGGATATGTTGCGTGGCAGCGGATGTCGCCAAAGGCAAGAGAGAACGTCATCCGCATACTGCGGGCGGCACCGGAAGATTCGCATCTGTCGGTCTATTACCAGCTATATGGTGCCCGCACCGATGCCGACAAGCAGCTTGATTATTTCATGCTTGTGCCAACTTGGGCAGATATTGTCCGCGACCGTTCGTTTCCGGTGCGTTTTGAGAAATATCACAAGGGTGAATGGCACTATACGTCTGTTTTTTGGCGAAAAGTAAACGAGAAGATCGAGCTGATAGCCGACAAGAGACCCGACGGGCTGGCGATCGACAAATTGGGCGAATTTGAAAAAGCAATGCGCGACACAACCGTCAGCGACCGCGAAAAGTCGATCGCCCTGGCGTGGTTCCTGCACATCGGCGGCGACATACACCAACCGCTGCACACGTCGAGCCGAGTAACGGAACGCGAGCCGAACGGAGATCTCGGAGCGAACACGTTTCTCATATCACCGGAAGGCACACCTCGTGCGGACCAGCAGAATCTGCATTGGTTTTGGGATTCCATTGTTCCGCGCAACATCCCTTTCAATTTCGGGCTTTGCGAAGGCGATTACGTCCGCCATGTCGCGAATGCTATGATCTCGCGTTATCCCTTTGAATCGATGAAAGCGGGCCTCGCTCTTTCCGACTACGCCAAATGGAAGGACGAGAGCTTGGTACTTGCACAAACAGAGGTTTTTCGTTCGGATCTGGTGCGTTTCCAATTCCCGAGCGACGATTATCGCAGAAATGCTATGAGCGTTTCTGAACGCCGATTGGTCCAGGCAGGCTATCGTATGGGCGACACGCTGGAAGCGATATTCGGGAAATAA
- a CDS encoding GNAT family N-acetyltransferase: protein MFTIRQAESDTDIDEVRKIFREYEKWLGFDLCFQGFEQELAELPGKYAQPEGRLLIAETNGEIAGVVAMRNLGARICEMKRLYVREIFRGQKIGETLISRIIAEAKSAGYSAMRLDTYPPKMKNAVDLYRSHGFEEIERYYDNPNSGTLFMELKLFDQ, encoded by the coding sequence ATGTTCACGATCAGACAGGCGGAATCAGATACGGACATCGACGAGGTCAGAAAGATCTTTCGCGAATATGAGAAATGGCTCGGTTTTGACCTTTGTTTTCAGGGATTTGAACAGGAACTTGCCGAGCTTCCGGGTAAATACGCACAGCCCGAAGGCCGTCTTCTTATCGCGGAAACCAACGGTGAAATAGCAGGCGTTGTTGCGATGCGAAACCTCGGCGCCCGTATCTGCGAAATGAAGCGGCTCTATGTTCGCGAGATTTTTCGCGGTCAAAAAATTGGTGAAACGCTGATCTCGCGCATCATCGCGGAGGCAAAATCGGCGGGCTATTCAGCAATGCGGCTCGACACATATCCGCCGAAAATGAAAAATGCCGTGGACCTCTACAGATCGCACGGCTTTGAGGAGATCGAGCGTTATTATGACAATCCAAACTCCGGAACCCTGTTCATGGAACTAAAACTCTTTGATCAATAG
- a CDS encoding CbbQ/NirQ/NorQ/GpvN family protein, protein METAVEQYRVATEPFYLPIGKEVELFEAAYAAKLPALLKGPTGCGKTRFVEYMAHRLGRPLITVACHEDLSATDLVGRFLLEGNDTVWHDGPLTAAVRAGAICYLDEVVEARKDTVVIIHPLTDDRRRLPIEKRGTIIEAPPEFMLVVSYNPGYQSILKDLKQSTRQRFVAMEFDYPEPEAETKIVAKEGGIDEAMAADLVKIGQKVRNLRGHGLEEGVSTRLLIYAAQMIAKGISPIDAAEVAIVSPITDDRDLQRSIREIVTTII, encoded by the coding sequence ATGGAAACTGCGGTCGAGCAATACAGAGTTGCGACGGAACCTTTTTATCTGCCGATCGGGAAAGAGGTCGAGCTTTTTGAGGCAGCGTACGCGGCGAAACTGCCTGCATTGCTGAAAGGCCCGACGGGCTGCGGAAAGACGCGTTTTGTCGAGTACATGGCGCACCGTTTGGGGCGGCCGCTGATTACCGTCGCATGTCACGAAGATCTTTCAGCAACGGATCTGGTGGGACGGTTTTTGCTTGAGGGCAACGACACCGTCTGGCACGACGGGCCGCTGACAGCTGCCGTGCGTGCCGGTGCGATCTGCTATCTCGATGAGGTCGTAGAGGCACGAAAAGATACTGTCGTTATCATCCATCCGCTGACCGACGATCGCCGGCGACTGCCGATAGAAAAACGCGGCACAATTATCGAAGCACCGCCGGAATTCATGCTCGTGGTTTCGTACAATCCCGGCTATCAGTCCATCCTAAAAGACCTGAAACAGTCAACGCGGCAGCGTTTTGTCGCGATGGAATTCGATTACCCCGAGCCCGAGGCAGAAACCAAGATCGTCGCGAAAGAAGGCGGCATCGACGAAGCAATGGCAGCAGACCTCGTAAAAATAGGCCAAAAGGTCCGCAACCTCCGCGGTCACGGCCTCGAAGAAGGCGTCTCGACCCGCCTACTCATCTACGCCGCCCAGATGATCGCCAAAGGCATCTCGCCCATCGACGCCGCTGAAGTCGCCATCGTCTCGCCCATCACCGACGA
- a CDS encoding DoxX family protein — protein sequence MESEATNISAGAKWGGLALSIIPSLMLTLSGVMKFVQPTGFEEGLALMGYRADQMYALGVVELLCVAIYWIPRTSVVGAILLTGYMGGAIATHYRVGDLFIIQVLIGMAFWGGLYLRNERLRELIPFKRSW from the coding sequence ATGGAAAGCGAAGCAACAAATATCTCTGCGGGAGCCAAATGGGGAGGACTGGCTCTTAGCATAATTCCCTCTCTGATGCTGACATTGAGCGGCGTGATGAAATTCGTTCAGCCCACCGGCTTTGAAGAAGGCCTGGCCTTAATGGGTTATCGAGCGGACCAAATGTATGCCCTTGGAGTTGTCGAACTGCTCTGCGTCGCGATCTACTGGATACCACGCACCTCGGTCGTCGGGGCTATATTGTTGACAGGTTATATGGGCGGAGCCATCGCCACGCATTATCGCGTCGGTGATCTGTTCATCATCCAGGTTCTTATCGGCATGGCGTTCTGGGGAGGGCTTTACCTACGAAACGAGCGTCTACGAGAACTAATACCATTCAAAAGGAGTTGGTGA
- a CDS encoding DUF839 domain-containing protein has protein sequence MNRRRFLYDLSMFSGGLALAGSGLMRRVAAFEQDGDLSKFRAFGYGELVPTASKNTGETILSLPKGFEYNVLGRMKEKMSDGRPTPLLHDGQWAFRVGRELRIVRNHEVTNGHIPREGAGIGSKNHYDEGAGGGTTTLVIDPKTNIVIRDFVSLSGTSTNCAGGPTPWGSWITCEETTLGAAIRTTARGQKRGGFAKPHGYCFEVPAAANGEVVPVPLKAMGRFEHEAVAVDRKTGIVYQTEDYATSGLYRYLPNKKGKLAEGGKLQMLAVKGKPQFDTRTGQSVGKRLETYWVNIDKPDPEEADLEPNVVHKEGFDKGGCTFARLEGCDIDARGIVYFTATSGGDKKGGQIWSYQPTGRDTGVLALVFESPDQKVLHMPDNICLMPKSRRIMICEDSDYAGQQSINYLRILTEDGKVADFAQNISKEFPRSEFCGSVFSPDGRTMFVNVQLAGVTLAITGDWSKFRA, from the coding sequence ATGAACAGACGCAGATTTTTGTACGATCTCTCGATGTTTTCGGGTGGTTTGGCGCTCGCCGGAAGCGGGTTGATGCGGCGCGTGGCGGCGTTTGAGCAAGACGGCGACCTGAGCAAATTTCGCGCCTTCGGCTACGGAGAACTCGTACCGACAGCATCTAAAAACACCGGCGAGACCATCCTATCGCTGCCGAAAGGCTTTGAATACAACGTCCTGGGACGCATGAAAGAAAAGATGTCCGACGGCCGTCCGACGCCTTTGCTGCACGACGGCCAGTGGGCGTTTCGCGTCGGCCGCGAACTCCGGATCGTGCGAAATCACGAAGTTACGAACGGCCACATTCCGCGTGAAGGTGCCGGCATCGGATCAAAGAATCATTACGACGAAGGAGCTGGCGGCGGCACGACGACACTCGTGATCGATCCAAAGACCAATATCGTAATTCGCGATTTTGTCAGCCTGTCGGGAACATCGACCAACTGCGCCGGCGGCCCGACGCCGTGGGGAAGCTGGATCACCTGCGAGGAAACCACGCTCGGTGCGGCCATACGCACGACCGCCCGCGGACAAAAACGCGGCGGCTTTGCGAAACCGCACGGCTATTGTTTCGAAGTTCCTGCGGCAGCTAACGGCGAGGTCGTTCCGGTTCCGTTAAAAGCGATGGGGCGTTTCGAACATGAAGCGGTCGCCGTTGACCGCAAGACCGGTATCGTTTATCAAACAGAAGATTACGCGACATCGGGGCTTTACCGATATTTGCCGAATAAGAAAGGAAAACTCGCGGAAGGCGGCAAGCTGCAGATGCTCGCGGTCAAGGGCAAGCCGCAGTTTGACACACGCACGGGACAGAGCGTCGGCAAACGGCTTGAGACATATTGGGTAAATATCGACAAGCCTGATCCCGAAGAGGCCGACCTTGAGCCGAACGTTGTCCACAAAGAAGGCTTCGACAAAGGCGGCTGTACCTTTGCACGGCTGGAAGGCTGCGATATCGACGCACGCGGCATTGTCTATTTCACCGCGACCAGCGGCGGCGATAAAAAAGGCGGCCAAATATGGTCGTATCAGCCGACGGGCCGCGACACCGGCGTTCTGGCGCTTGTATTCGAATCGCCGGACCAGAAAGTACTCCATATGCCGGACAACATCTGCCTGATGCCGAAAAGCCGCCGTATAATGATCTGCGAGGACAGCGATTATGCCGGCCAGCAATCGATAAATTACCTTCGCATTCTTACAGAGGATGGCAAGGTGGCAGACTTTGCTCAGAATATAAGCAAGGAATTTCCACGCAGCGAATTCTGCGGCTCGGTCTTCTCGCCCGACGGCAGGACAATGTTCGTCAACGTCCAGCTCGCCGGCGTCACTCTCGCCATAACCGGCGACTGGTCGAAGTTCCGAGCCTGA
- the topA gene encoding type I DNA topoisomerase has protein sequence MGKNLVIVESPAKAKTINKYLGADYKVMASIGHIKDLPMKDLGVDIDNKFEPHYEVIPDTRKRNNKKIVSDLKKAAKESESIYLAADPDREGEAICQHLAEEIVPKKGTQKVFRVMFNEITKNAINDAFKEPKQVDKNLVFAQQARRILDRLVGYKVSPILWKTIGGRLSAGRVQTVAVRLVVEREREIEAFKKTEYWSIVANLTAVLPPNFDAKLARVGDLTVKGGKFDEAVKDNEIHIKTQADADAIVTEAEKEQFIVSSLTTKERKRNPTPPFITSKLQQDAARKLGFSVKRTMTVAQRLYEGIELGTEGAVGLITYMRTDSTRVSDAALIDVRGFVENNYGESYLPAKPNIYRSKKDAQDAHEAIRPTDVTRTPESLSDILGPDELKLYRLIWQRFVASQMSPAVFDQTTIEIEAGRFMFRASGSVLKFDGFLRVYQEGRDEKPADEDDDEGRDLPLVKEGETLRLNSITPNQHFTEPPPRYTEATLVKALEEKGIGRPSTYAAIMTTIQDREYVEKVEAKFHPTPLGTTVNDLLIASFDDIFNTAYTARMEEELDEIEEGKLDWRDALAEFYEKFAKDLENAAESIKNIKKTAIPTDEICEKCGAGMVIKFGRFGQFLACATYPECKNTREVAAKRSVDENGSEASEGSEESKVEPCELCGKEMVLKKGRFGSFYGCTGYPECKNIRKLAKGDQKPAPPPEPLNEQCPVDGANLVRRFGRFGEFISCSNYPKCDYIKRETVGVKCQKDGGEIVVKKSRRGKVFYGCGNYPKCDAVFWDKPVAESCPQCSAPFLLEKTTKKEGTIRYCQNEECDYKITGLETPNKETPASEIAEKA, from the coding sequence ATGGGTAAAAACCTGGTTATAGTTGAGTCGCCTGCCAAGGCAAAGACCATAAATAAGTATCTCGGTGCCGATTACAAAGTAATGGCATCGATCGGGCATATCAAGGACCTTCCGATGAAGGACCTCGGTGTGGATATCGATAATAAATTCGAACCGCACTACGAGGTCATTCCGGATACTCGAAAACGCAATAATAAAAAGATCGTCTCGGACCTTAAGAAAGCCGCAAAAGAGAGCGAATCCATATACCTTGCTGCCGACCCCGACCGCGAAGGCGAGGCGATCTGTCAGCATTTGGCCGAAGAGATCGTACCGAAAAAAGGCACCCAAAAGGTATTTCGCGTGATGTTCAACGAGATCACCAAGAACGCGATAAATGATGCCTTTAAGGAACCTAAACAGGTCGATAAGAATCTTGTTTTTGCTCAGCAGGCACGTAGGATACTTGACCGGTTGGTTGGCTACAAGGTTTCGCCGATCCTGTGGAAGACCATCGGAGGCAGGCTTTCTGCGGGACGCGTGCAGACGGTTGCCGTCAGACTGGTGGTAGAACGTGAACGCGAGATAGAAGCATTCAAAAAGACAGAATATTGGTCAATTGTCGCGAATCTAACGGCTGTGTTACCGCCGAATTTTGACGCTAAACTGGCCCGTGTCGGTGATCTCACGGTCAAAGGCGGCAAGTTCGATGAAGCTGTTAAAGACAACGAGATACATATAAAGACGCAGGCGGACGCCGACGCGATCGTAACAGAGGCAGAAAAGGAACAATTTATCGTTTCTTCGCTGACCACAAAGGAACGCAAGCGCAATCCGACGCCGCCTTTCATTACGTCGAAACTTCAGCAGGACGCCGCTCGGAAACTCGGGTTTTCCGTGAAACGGACAATGACCGTTGCTCAGAGGCTCTATGAGGGTATCGAACTGGGAACTGAAGGGGCGGTAGGACTGATCACCTATATGCGAACGGATTCGACGCGGGTTTCCGACGCGGCCCTGATCGATGTCCGCGGTTTCGTTGAGAACAATTACGGCGAAAGCTATCTTCCGGCCAAGCCGAATATTTACCGGTCCAAAAAGGACGCTCAGGACGCACACGAGGCTATCAGGCCGACGGATGTTACGCGGACTCCCGAGAGCCTGTCGGACATACTCGGGCCTGACGAATTGAAGCTCTACCGGCTGATCTGGCAGCGTTTCGTCGCATCGCAAATGTCCCCCGCCGTTTTCGATCAGACCACTATCGAGATCGAGGCCGGACGATTTATGTTCAGAGCATCGGGATCTGTGCTGAAATTTGACGGCTTCCTGCGCGTCTATCAGGAAGGCCGCGACGAAAAACCGGCGGACGAAGATGACGACGAGGGCCGCGATCTGCCGCTTGTGAAAGAGGGCGAAACACTTCGCCTGAACAGCATCACGCCGAATCAGCACTTCACCGAACCGCCGCCGCGTTATACGGAAGCGACGCTGGTAAAGGCTCTGGAAGAAAAAGGCATCGGCCGCCCATCGACGTATGCGGCGATCATGACGACCATTCAAGATCGTGAATACGTCGAGAAGGTCGAAGCCAAATTTCATCCGACGCCGCTCGGCACCACCGTCAACGACCTTTTGATCGCAAGTTTTGACGATATCTTCAATACGGCCTACACGGCGCGTATGGAAGAAGAGTTGGACGAGATCGAGGAAGGCAAGCTGGATTGGCGGGACGCTCTCGCGGAATTTTACGAAAAGTTTGCCAAGGATCTTGAAAACGCTGCCGAGTCAATAAAGAACATCAAGAAGACCGCCATACCTACCGACGAGATTTGCGAGAAATGCGGTGCAGGCATGGTCATAAAGTTCGGAAGATTCGGGCAATTCCTGGCATGTGCGACCTATCCGGAATGTAAGAATACGCGCGAGGTCGCGGCGAAGCGCTCCGTGGACGAAAATGGCAGCGAGGCTTCTGAGGGATCCGAAGAAAGCAAGGTCGAGCCTTGTGAGCTCTGCGGAAAGGAAATGGTGCTGAAAAAAGGCCGGTTCGGGTCTTTTTACGGTTGTACCGGATATCCGGAGTGCAAGAACATTCGCAAACTGGCGAAAGGTGATCAAAAACCCGCTCCGCCGCCCGAGCCGCTGAACGAACAATGTCCGGTCGATGGTGCGAATCTGGTGCGGCGTTTCGGAAGATTCGGTGAGTTCATTTCGTGTTCGAATTATCCGAAGTGCGACTACATCAAACGCGAGACCGTAGGCGTCAAGTGTCAAAAGGACGGCGGCGAGATAGTCGTAAAGAAATCGCGCCGCGGCAAAGTTTTCTACGGCTGCGGGAACTATCCGAAATGCGACGCCGTATTTTGGGATAAGCCGGTCGCGGAATCGTGCCCGCAATGCAGCGCGCCGTTCCTTTTGGAAAAGACGACCAAAAAAGAAGGTACCATCCGCTATTGCCAAAACGAGGAGTGTGATTATAAAATTACGGGGCTGGAAACACCAAATAAAGAAACACCCGCATCGGAGATAGCCGAAAAGGCCTGA
- a CDS encoding MATE family efflux transporter, translated as MAEKDPSNGNSRFDRTIVEGPLGRSVWKIAWPTMLTNVIAGLQGLVDHIVVGNVIGFKANAAIGVSWQIFLVVIVFISSLFSGMSVLVARYTGAGDELKVDRTVYQAFLTAILLSVGVLAPIGYFASPFLLDLVNAEAGVKAEALPYLRITFIFSLGLLIYFMLSGALRSAGDAKTPMILGVVMTILNLVLNIVFIRGLGPIPSFGTAGAAIGTSVATFIVGSYAMWRLFFGGWVVRFPKGMSYKPDLKIIRNIFRFGLPTGFQGVAMNVGGVLILAFIGSLAESAAAQAAFAVSYTQLFSLITWTSVGLMGAAAAVAGQNLGAGKPERAMAGVHTAAKFGLAVAAFIGIFFFLFPRELLGLFGMQEPAVLEIGTQLLRVLSVSGLFIATALTYTGGLQGTGDTKSPLYISLISQVAVPLGICSVISMFSTLEAMHIWLAILTGHIFRCVLSMLRFHQGKWRSIEIEIDKTAA; from the coding sequence ATGGCAGAAAAAGATCCAAGCAACGGTAATTCCAGATTCGACAGAACCATCGTCGAGGGGCCGCTGGGCCGATCCGTCTGGAAGATCGCATGGCCGACCATGCTCACAAATGTCATCGCCGGTCTGCAGGGCCTGGTAGACCACATCGTTGTAGGAAACGTCATCGGTTTCAAAGCAAATGCTGCCATCGGCGTGAGCTGGCAGATATTCCTTGTCGTCATCGTTTTTATCTCGTCGCTTTTCAGCGGAATGAGTGTGCTGGTAGCTCGCTATACGGGCGCCGGCGATGAATTAAAGGTCGATCGGACCGTATATCAGGCGTTCCTGACCGCGATATTGTTGTCCGTCGGCGTATTGGCTCCGATAGGATATTTCGCATCGCCGTTCCTGCTGGATCTGGTCAATGCAGAGGCTGGCGTCAAAGCAGAAGCACTTCCGTACCTCAGGATAACTTTCATTTTTAGTCTCGGACTGCTGATCTATTTCATGCTCAGCGGAGCACTCCGCTCCGCGGGCGACGCCAAGACGCCGATGATCCTTGGCGTTGTGATGACGATACTCAATCTAGTCCTGAATATTGTCTTCATACGCGGACTCGGACCGATACCGTCATTTGGCACCGCGGGTGCAGCGATCGGGACATCGGTCGCTACGTTCATTGTCGGGTCATACGCGATGTGGAGGCTCTTTTTCGGCGGATGGGTAGTTCGATTTCCAAAAGGAATGAGTTATAAGCCCGACCTGAAGATAATCCGCAATATCTTCCGTTTTGGCCTGCCGACCGGATTTCAAGGCGTCGCAATGAATGTCGGCGGCGTGCTGATACTCGCATTCATAGGCTCGCTCGCCGAGAGCGCCGCTGCACAGGCCGCATTTGCGGTCTCATACACCCAGCTTTTCTCATTGATCACATGGACCTCGGTCGGACTGATGGGAGCGGCGGCAGCCGTCGCCGGGCAGAATCTCGGCGCCGGAAAGCCCGAAAGGGCGATGGCGGGCGTACACACTGCGGCAAAATTCGGCCTTGCTGTCGCTGCATTTATCGGGATCTTCTTCTTTCTCTTTCCGCGGGAATTGCTCGGCCTCTTTGGTATGCAGGAACCCGCAGTTTTGGAAATTGGCACGCAGCTGCTTCGGGTCTTGAGCGTTTCCGGCCTTTTCATTGCAACAGCGTTGACCTATACCGGCGGCCTTCAGGGAACCGGCGATACGAAAAGCCCTCTTTATATTTCTCTGATCTCGCAGGTCGCTGTGCCGTTGGGTATATGTTCGGTCATCAGCATGTTCTCAACGCTTGAGGCGATGCACATTTGGCTCGCCATCTTGACCGGACACATATTCCGATGCGTGTTAAGTATGCTCCGTTTTCACCAAGGAAAATGGCGGTCTATCGAAATTGAGATCGATAAGACCGCCGCTTGA
- a CDS encoding M20 family metallopeptidase: MTPAELQNRYVQRLPQIIDEIREIVDIESPSFDEAASSRVADWLEEKANGISPEFTVDRHAAEGVGEHVIIRAFAGGGKANLVLGHTDTVHPAGTHEKNPTRIEDGKFYGCGIFDMKANIVLMFEALRYFVESGRRPMRPVNILLAADEEVGSKTGRPLVESEAAKAENCFVFEPSAAGKVKTGRKGTGTFTVSAHGAPSHAGLDPEKGANAVTELARQLEKIHAVARKDAGTTVNVTTFHGGAVTNVIPDLAMCEIDVRFSRIAEGERVMEELKRLTPIDDRVRLEFVGDINRPPLERTEAVAALFEKAKSIAAEFDYALEETQVGGASDGNFVAAMGVPVLDGLGIAGDGAHTLHEHILVDDIADRAMLVTMLLSRI; this comes from the coding sequence ATGACGCCGGCTGAATTGCAGAACAGATACGTACAGCGTTTGCCTCAGATCATCGACGAGATACGCGAGATCGTCGATATCGAATCACCTTCATTTGACGAAGCAGCAAGCAGCCGCGTAGCGGACTGGCTGGAGGAAAAGGCAAATGGAATATCGCCGGAATTTACTGTCGATCGTCACGCCGCCGAAGGCGTCGGCGAACACGTGATCATTCGGGCGTTTGCGGGCGGAGGAAAAGCGAACCTTGTTCTTGGCCACACGGACACCGTGCATCCCGCAGGCACGCACGAGAAAAATCCGACGCGTATCGAGGACGGGAAATTTTACGGTTGCGGGATCTTCGACATGAAGGCGAACATCGTATTGATGTTCGAGGCGTTGCGGTATTTCGTCGAGAGCGGCCGACGGCCGATGCGGCCGGTAAACATACTGCTAGCCGCCGACGAAGAGGTCGGCAGCAAGACAGGACGGCCGCTGGTCGAAAGTGAGGCGGCAAAAGCGGAGAACTGTTTTGTTTTTGAACCTTCGGCCGCGGGCAAAGTAAAAACCGGCCGCAAGGGAACGGGCACCTTTACCGTTTCGGCACACGGTGCTCCATCGCACGCCGGGCTCGATCCTGAAAAAGGTGCGAACGCCGTTACGGAACTCGCTCGGCAGTTGGAAAAGATCCATGCCGTTGCACGAAAAGATGCCGGCACGACCGTCAACGTGACGACGTTCCACGGCGGAGCCGTAACTAACGTCATTCCCGACCTCGCAATGTGCGAGATCGACGTGCGGTTTTCGAGGATAGCCGAAGGTGAGCGTGTCATGGAGGAGCTCAAGCGGCTGACGCCCATTGACGACCGCGTGCGGCTGGAATTCGTTGGCGACATCAACCGTCCGCCGCTCGAGAGGACTGAAGCCGTAGCCGCTCTTTTCGAGAAAGCGAAATCGATTGCCGCCGAATTTGATTACGCGTTAGAAGAAACGCAGGTCGGAGGCGCCTCGGACGGTAATTTCGTCGCCGCTATGGGCGTGCCCGTGCTCGACGGGCTCGGCATCGCGGGCGACGGTGCCCACACGCTTCACGAACACATCCTTGTTGACGACATCGCTGATCGGGCCATGCTGGTGACGATGCTGCTGTCGCGAATTTGA